Proteins co-encoded in one Oncorhynchus kisutch isolate 150728-3 linkage group LG1, Okis_V2, whole genome shotgun sequence genomic window:
- the LOC109892640 gene encoding interleukin-17 receptor C isoform X1, translated as MKVMFFEWSLAILLSIQLLVLASELEMIDYESQHVTCSKGLSNCTVKACAGIPIQKCPVDVKGLAVQPVLCCIQDTACRPCLHIRLDIQPRNDQTASYVSVCYTVPQLIMPLCKKLEFTVIPAAPDEQASSKQAWLSLLLESNALSFSSQVTVYACNLHSTVMLPSVDEVCSSASQGVVEECEVPSFSTLIDPERREVMLQVAKEEDSPYQLEMCLQHEHNGMCRTWKEKSLPLHAVTPCMCFQLWWDKGDERSRRSRSCPFRNNTELFQRNLWENVSVSVVRGQMNSGGAMLSWNLTAPCRVEAEVWPCQRDAGVDKDRCRELGDIRQHLSNDTWREIDRGHWLMPGVFEDVKPGLDLCVMVKVKGKNSELGPFCPIDSRWWHWRWGLLVLVTLMLVGLAGMCLYFLHGKLKRWAWEWHQKECDQLPIRGHVVLLSPPDVDNSVSELVCELGSSLRARGLSVSVDLWSRAELCSLGPLPWLHSQLQPLDSQGGRALLVLTQAAWKKAEDWGQQWDQHGQQRRDIAQGVEEEGEYKRLLQGLSSPYADVFSAALSCIKVDHQQGRAGKRFLLVHFEAHSAKPLSSERGLPELFQGLPLFHLPSQGQELLVQLAIGSKGPRAGIGG; from the exons GGTCTCTCGAACTGCACAGTGAAGGCATGTGCTGGGATTCCGATCCAAAAGTGTCCTGTGGATGTAAAAGGGCTGGCGGTGCAGCCTGTGCTGTGCTGCATACAGGACACGGCATGCAGACCTTGCCTACACATTCGCCTTGACATCCAGCCCAGAAACGACCAGACAG catcgtatgtgagtgtgtgttacacTGTGCCACAGCTAATAATGCCTCTGTGCAAAAAGCTCGAGTTCACAGTGATCCCTGCTGCTCCGGATGAGCAGGCTTCATCAAAG CAGGCCTGGCTGTCACTGCTGCTTGAGTCTAATGCCCTGTCCTTCAGCAGTCAGGTGACTGTGTATGCTTGCAACCTTCACTCGACAGTGATGCTTCCGTCAGTGGATGAAG TGTGTTCATCCGCCTCACAGGGAGTTGTAGAGGAATGTGAAG TCCCCAGTTTCAGCACTCTAATTGATCCGGAGAGACGTGAGGTGATGCTGCAAGTCGCAAAGGAAGAGGACAGCCCCTACCAACTAGAAATGTGCCTACAACATGAACATAATGGAATGTGCAGG ACCTGGAAAGAGAAGTCCCTTCCACTGCACGCTGTCACCCCCTGCATGTGCTTCCAG ttGTGGTGGGATAAAGGAGACGAGAGGTCTCGTCGATCTAGGAGCTGTCCTTTTAGGAACAACACGG AGCTGTTCCAGAGGAACCTATGGGAGAATGTGTCAGTATCTGTGGTGCGGGGCCAGATGAACAGTGGTGGTGCAATGCTGTCCTGGAACCTGACTGCCCCTTGTAGGGTGGAGGCTGAAGTGTGGCCCTGCCAGAGAGATGCAGGCGTggacaaggacagatgcagagagcTGGGGGACATTAGGCAGCATCTGTCAAATGACACATGGAGGGAAATAGACAGGGGACACTGG CTCATGCCAGGTGTGTTTGAGGATGTCAAACCTGGCCTTGATCTCTGTGTGATG GTGAAGGTCAAAGGGAAGAACAGTGAGCTTGGCCCCTTCTGTCCCATTGACT CCAGATGGTGGCACTGGCGCTGGGGTCTGCTTGTCCTGGTCACCCTGATGCTCGTAGGCCTAGCAGGAATGTGTCTCTATTTCCTGCATGGCAAACTGAAAC GGTGGGCATGGGAATGGCACCAGAAGGAGTGTGATCAAC TACCTATAAGGGGCCACGTGGTGCTGCTGAGCCCGCCGGATGTGGATAACTCTGTGTCAGAGCTGGTATGTGAGCTTGGCTCCTCTCTGCGTGCCAGGGGCCTCAGTGTGTCCGTGGACCTGTGGAGTCGGGCTGAGTTGTGCTCTCTGGGGCCCCTGCCCTGGCTGCACTCCCAGCTGCAGCCCCTGGACAGCCAGGGGGGCCGGGCCTTACTGGTACTGACGCAGGCAGCCTGGAAGAAGGCAGAGGACTGGGGCCAACAGTGGGACCAGCATGGCCAACAGCGAAGGGACATAGcccagggagtggaggaggagggggagtatAAGAGGCTTCTCCAGGGCTTGTCCTCCCCATACGCGGACGTGTTCAGTGCCGCTCTGAGCTGCATCAAGGTGGACCACCAGCAAGGGCGCGCTGGAAAGCGCTTCCTCCTGGTCCACTTTGAGGCCCATTCTGCCAAGCCCCTCAGCAGTGAAAGGGGTCTCCCAGAGCTGTTCCAAGGGCTGCCCTTGTTTCACCTGCCCTCCCAGGGACAGGAGCTCCTCGTTCAGCTGGCCATAGGGTCTAAAGGGCCCAGGGCTGGTATAGGTGGATAG
- the LOC109892640 gene encoding interleukin-17 receptor C isoform X2 encodes MKVMFFEWSLAILLSIQLLVLASELEMIDYESQHVTCSKGLSNCTVKACAGIPIQKCPVDVKGLAVQPVLCCIQDTACRPCLHIRLDIQPRNDQTASYVSVCYTVPQLIMPLCKKLEFTVIPAAPDEQASSKAWLSLLLESNALSFSSQVTVYACNLHSTVMLPSVDEVCSSASQGVVEECEVPSFSTLIDPERREVMLQVAKEEDSPYQLEMCLQHEHNGMCRTWKEKSLPLHAVTPCMCFQLWWDKGDERSRRSRSCPFRNNTELFQRNLWENVSVSVVRGQMNSGGAMLSWNLTAPCRVEAEVWPCQRDAGVDKDRCRELGDIRQHLSNDTWREIDRGHWLMPGVFEDVKPGLDLCVMVKVKGKNSELGPFCPIDSRWWHWRWGLLVLVTLMLVGLAGMCLYFLHGKLKRWAWEWHQKECDQLPIRGHVVLLSPPDVDNSVSELVCELGSSLRARGLSVSVDLWSRAELCSLGPLPWLHSQLQPLDSQGGRALLVLTQAAWKKAEDWGQQWDQHGQQRRDIAQGVEEEGEYKRLLQGLSSPYADVFSAALSCIKVDHQQGRAGKRFLLVHFEAHSAKPLSSERGLPELFQGLPLFHLPSQGQELLVQLAIGSKGPRAGIGG; translated from the exons GGTCTCTCGAACTGCACAGTGAAGGCATGTGCTGGGATTCCGATCCAAAAGTGTCCTGTGGATGTAAAAGGGCTGGCGGTGCAGCCTGTGCTGTGCTGCATACAGGACACGGCATGCAGACCTTGCCTACACATTCGCCTTGACATCCAGCCCAGAAACGACCAGACAG catcgtatgtgagtgtgtgttacacTGTGCCACAGCTAATAATGCCTCTGTGCAAAAAGCTCGAGTTCACAGTGATCCCTGCTGCTCCGGATGAGCAGGCTTCATCAAAG GCCTGGCTGTCACTGCTGCTTGAGTCTAATGCCCTGTCCTTCAGCAGTCAGGTGACTGTGTATGCTTGCAACCTTCACTCGACAGTGATGCTTCCGTCAGTGGATGAAG TGTGTTCATCCGCCTCACAGGGAGTTGTAGAGGAATGTGAAG TCCCCAGTTTCAGCACTCTAATTGATCCGGAGAGACGTGAGGTGATGCTGCAAGTCGCAAAGGAAGAGGACAGCCCCTACCAACTAGAAATGTGCCTACAACATGAACATAATGGAATGTGCAGG ACCTGGAAAGAGAAGTCCCTTCCACTGCACGCTGTCACCCCCTGCATGTGCTTCCAG ttGTGGTGGGATAAAGGAGACGAGAGGTCTCGTCGATCTAGGAGCTGTCCTTTTAGGAACAACACGG AGCTGTTCCAGAGGAACCTATGGGAGAATGTGTCAGTATCTGTGGTGCGGGGCCAGATGAACAGTGGTGGTGCAATGCTGTCCTGGAACCTGACTGCCCCTTGTAGGGTGGAGGCTGAAGTGTGGCCCTGCCAGAGAGATGCAGGCGTggacaaggacagatgcagagagcTGGGGGACATTAGGCAGCATCTGTCAAATGACACATGGAGGGAAATAGACAGGGGACACTGG CTCATGCCAGGTGTGTTTGAGGATGTCAAACCTGGCCTTGATCTCTGTGTGATG GTGAAGGTCAAAGGGAAGAACAGTGAGCTTGGCCCCTTCTGTCCCATTGACT CCAGATGGTGGCACTGGCGCTGGGGTCTGCTTGTCCTGGTCACCCTGATGCTCGTAGGCCTAGCAGGAATGTGTCTCTATTTCCTGCATGGCAAACTGAAAC GGTGGGCATGGGAATGGCACCAGAAGGAGTGTGATCAAC TACCTATAAGGGGCCACGTGGTGCTGCTGAGCCCGCCGGATGTGGATAACTCTGTGTCAGAGCTGGTATGTGAGCTTGGCTCCTCTCTGCGTGCCAGGGGCCTCAGTGTGTCCGTGGACCTGTGGAGTCGGGCTGAGTTGTGCTCTCTGGGGCCCCTGCCCTGGCTGCACTCCCAGCTGCAGCCCCTGGACAGCCAGGGGGGCCGGGCCTTACTGGTACTGACGCAGGCAGCCTGGAAGAAGGCAGAGGACTGGGGCCAACAGTGGGACCAGCATGGCCAACAGCGAAGGGACATAGcccagggagtggaggaggagggggagtatAAGAGGCTTCTCCAGGGCTTGTCCTCCCCATACGCGGACGTGTTCAGTGCCGCTCTGAGCTGCATCAAGGTGGACCACCAGCAAGGGCGCGCTGGAAAGCGCTTCCTCCTGGTCCACTTTGAGGCCCATTCTGCCAAGCCCCTCAGCAGTGAAAGGGGTCTCCCAGAGCTGTTCCAAGGGCTGCCCTTGTTTCACCTGCCCTCCCAGGGACAGGAGCTCCTCGTTCAGCTGGCCATAGGGTCTAAAGGGCCCAGGGCTGGTATAGGTGGATAG